From one Acidibrevibacterium fodinaquatile genomic stretch:
- the dinB gene encoding DNA polymerase IV, with the protein MAQRSESPEPLRRILHIDMDAFFASVEQRDDPALRGKPIAVGRAGTRGVVAAASYEARRFGVHSAMPSQVAARKCPELIFVPPRFEVYKAVSATIGAIFARYTPLIQPLSLDEAYLDVTAEIAQHGSARAIAEAIRAAIRAEIGLTASAGVSYNKFLAKLASDHRKPDGLFVIPPRLGPDFVATLPIGKFHGIGPVTAARMNALGITTGADLRRAELGFLVAHFGKAGALYHRLARAEDDRPVEVARVRKSIGAETTFALDLHDWDALAVPLAALAGKVAHAATRHRLAGRTVTVKVKYADFQQITRARSLTAAIADAATITATGQELLRPLLPPRRGIRLLGVTLSHLAEEGAGRQLALALG; encoded by the coding sequence ATGGCGCAGCGCAGCGAATCTCCCGAGCCTCTTCGCCGCATTCTCCATATCGATATGGATGCGTTTTTCGCGTCCGTCGAGCAGCGCGACGATCCCGCGCTGCGCGGCAAGCCGATCGCCGTCGGCCGCGCGGGGACACGCGGCGTGGTCGCGGCCGCGAGCTATGAAGCGCGCCGCTTCGGCGTCCATTCGGCGATGCCTTCGCAGGTGGCGGCGCGCAAATGCCCGGAACTGATCTTCGTGCCGCCGCGCTTTGAGGTCTATAAAGCGGTTTCGGCCACGATCGGCGCGATTTTCGCGCGTTACACGCCGCTCATCCAGCCGCTCTCACTCGATGAGGCCTATCTCGACGTCACCGCCGAGATCGCCCAACACGGCTCGGCGCGCGCCATCGCCGAGGCGATTCGCGCGGCGATCCGGGCCGAAATCGGGCTCACCGCCTCGGCTGGCGTTTCCTACAACAAATTTCTCGCGAAACTCGCTTCCGATCATCGCAAGCCGGACGGGCTTTTCGTCATCCCGCCGCGCCTTGGCCCGGATTTCGTCGCAACCCTCCCCATCGGCAAGTTCCATGGCATCGGGCCGGTGACGGCGGCGCGGATGAACGCCCTCGGGATCACCACCGGCGCCGATCTCCGCCGCGCCGAACTCGGCTTTTTGGTGGCCCATTTCGGCAAGGCGGGTGCGCTCTATCACCGGCTGGCGCGGGCCGAGGATGATCGCCCGGTGGAGGTTGCGCGGGTGCGGAAATCTATCGGCGCCGAGACCACGTTCGCCCTCGATCTGCACGACTGGGACGCGCTTGCGGTGCCGCTTGCGGCACTGGCGGGCAAGGTCGCGCACGCGGCGACGCGCCATCGTCTCGCCGGGCGCACCGTGACGGTGAAGGTGAAATACGCCGATTTCCAGCAGATCACCCGCGCCCGCAGCCTCACCGCGGCGATCGCCGATGCGGCCACGATCACCGCGACCGGGCAGGAATTGCTGCGCCCGCTCTTGCCGCCGCGGCGCGGGATCCGCCTTCTCGGCGTGACGCTGTCGCACCTGGCGGAGGAGGGCGCGGGCCGGCAACTCGCGCTTGCGCTCGGGTGA
- a CDS encoding 2-hydroxychromene-2-carboxylate isomerase: protein MAREIDYFLSLNSPWTHFGAARFAALAARHQALVRIFPVDFGTIFAETGGLPLPKRSPQRQAYRLQELARWRDHLGVPIHLKPRHFPANETLAAQAVIALRESGEGEKAMALAHRVLKALWEEERDTADPATLAALADEIGADGAALLPLAAEPRWAARRAQDTAAAIARGVFGAPSYVIGEEIFWGQDRLDFLARRLDAG from the coding sequence GTGGCGCGTGAGATCGATTATTTTTTGTCGCTGAATTCACCCTGGACGCATTTCGGGGCGGCGCGCTTTGCCGCCCTCGCCGCCCGCCATCAGGCCTTGGTGCGGATTTTTCCCGTCGATTTCGGCACGATTTTCGCGGAAACCGGCGGCCTGCCATTGCCCAAGCGCTCACCCCAGCGCCAGGCCTATCGGCTGCAGGAACTGGCGCGCTGGCGCGATCATCTCGGCGTCCCGATCCACCTCAAGCCACGTCATTTTCCGGCCAACGAAACCCTCGCGGCGCAGGCCGTCATCGCGTTGCGCGAGAGCGGGGAGGGGGAGAAGGCGATGGCGCTCGCCCATCGCGTTCTGAAAGCTTTATGGGAGGAGGAGCGCGACACCGCCGATCCCGCGACGCTCGCCGCCCTCGCCGATGAGATCGGCGCCGATGGCGCGGCTTTGTTGCCTCTCGCCGCTGAGCCGCGCTGGGCGGCGCGGCGGGCGCAGGATACCGCGGCGGCGATTGCGCGCGGCGTGTTCGGTGCGCCGTCCTATGTCATCGGCGAGGAGATTTTCTGGGGCCAGGACCGGCTCGACTTCCTTGCCCGGCGCCTCGATGCGGGCTGA
- a CDS encoding alpha/beta hydrolase: protein MMGGPADLVPLAPAVLPDGIAARFVDTGNGLRVHLLEAGAGADRPLLLLLHGFPELAYSWRKIMMPLAAAGYHVVAPDQCGYGRTTGWDGADPANFRMLRLVRDVIGLVSALGHHRAAAVIGHDFGAPVAAWCALLRPDLFPALVLMSAPFAGPPSLAANPAAAAAELDAALAALTPPRKHYQYYYSSPAAAAEMDAPAAGLAAFLRAYYHMKSADWPGNRPTRLATWAAAELARMPRYYIMDREASMPATVAAALPSPAEIAACRWLSEPELAVYAGEFARTGFRGGLQWYHCASFGIGREEMQIFAGRAITAKTLFIAGAADWGVYQAPGSFERMQETACSDFRGAHLIAGAGHWVQQEQPEAVVAILQSFLG from the coding sequence ATGATGGGGGGGCCGGCTGATCTCGTGCCGCTCGCGCCGGCGGTTTTGCCCGACGGGATCGCCGCCCGCTTCGTCGATACCGGCAACGGCCTTAGGGTGCATCTCCTCGAAGCCGGCGCCGGCGCCGATCGGCCGTTGCTTTTGCTGCTGCACGGGTTTCCCGAACTCGCCTATTCCTGGCGGAAAATCATGATGCCGCTTGCCGCCGCCGGCTACCACGTGGTCGCGCCGGATCAATGCGGCTATGGCCGCACCACCGGGTGGGACGGCGCCGATCCCGCCAATTTCCGGATGCTGCGTCTGGTGCGCGATGTGATCGGGCTCGTGTCGGCGCTCGGCCATCACAGGGCGGCGGCGGTGATCGGGCATGATTTCGGCGCCCCGGTCGCGGCTTGGTGCGCGCTTTTGCGCCCCGATCTGTTTCCCGCCCTGGTCCTGATGAGCGCGCCCTTTGCCGGCCCGCCCTCCCTTGCCGCGAACCCGGCGGCGGCGGCGGCAGAACTCGATGCCGCTCTCGCCGCCCTCACGCCGCCCAGAAAACATTATCAATATTATTATTCCAGCCCGGCGGCGGCAGCCGAGATGGATGCCCCGGCGGCGGGATTGGCGGCATTTCTCCGCGCCTATTACCACATGAAAAGCGCTGACTGGCCGGGCAACCGGCCAACCCGCCTTGCCACATGGGCGGCCGCCGAACTCGCCCGGATGCCGCGCTATTACATCATGGACCGCGAGGCGAGCATGCCGGCGACGGTTGCCGCCGCCCTCCCTTCGCCAGCCGAGATCGCCGCCTGCCGCTGGCTTTCCGAGCCCGAACTCGCGGTCTATGCCGGCGAATTCGCCCGCACCGGGTTTCGCGGCGGTCTGCAATGGTATCATTGCGCGAGTTTCGGCATCGGGCGTGAGGAGATGCAGATTTTCGCCGGCCGCGCGATCACGGCGAAAACGCTCTTTATCGCCGGCGCCGCTGATTGGGGGGTCTATCAGGCGCCGGGGAGCTTCGAGCGCATGCAAGAGACCGCCTGCAGCGATTTTCGTGGCGCGCACCTCATCGCGGGCGCCGGGCACTGGGTGCAGCAGGAGCAGCCGGAGGCGGTGGTTGCGATCCTACAAAGTTTCCTTGGCTGA
- a CDS encoding efflux RND transporter permease subunit: MSEPPAPRGPQAALIGFAIRFRGVIAALTMTLLAYGAYTLPGLNYDVFPEFAPPQVGIQTEAPGLSPEQVETLVTQPIEDALGGAPGVETLRSTSIQGLSVITVLFGEGGDLYRDREIVAERLANAARRLPPGIAPPTLSPLASSTSTVLILGLTAGRADVSQIALRDAADGTLRPRLLAVPGVANAAVFGGDVAALRIGIDPARLARFDLSLDDVLAAARRASGLRGAGFIETPNQRLVLAAEGQTTNAALLAGRLVTRGAVGRVTLGDVAEIGLAPLPPFGAGSVMGEPGVVIVVSAQYGANTVEVTERVLRAITGLRADLEASGIVLHDDLFRPADFIRTAIGNVSASLVLGGVLVIVVLFLFLFDLRTAAISCLAIPLSLLAAVLVLQRLGVSLNTMTLGGLAIAIGEVVDDAVIDVENITRRLRENRRAAAPRPAASVVLAASLEVRGAVVHATFIVVLVFLPILALPGLAGRFFAPLGLAYILAILASLLIALTVTPALAMLLLAQRRDGRREPPVIRFLRRRYERLLLAAMRHAGAVMVSTLLATAAGCAALPFFAGAFLPELNEGHLVLHVAAVPGTSIAESLRLGRLISGAVAALPVVRVVAQRVGRAELSEDTWGPEYSEFDVDLRPGLSSAEAAQASAALRAILSRFAGISFAITPFLTERIEETLSGYTAPLVVNIFGPDLDALDRAGAAVARVLGGMAGAADVTIAAPPGAPELAIRLRPGDLARTGLTAGAVIDAIATAYQGETVGIVAEGNRVRPVVALLAPSLRHDVAALGALPLRAEGGGTVTLAEVADIFEREGRASLQHIGARRVQSITANITTRDVAGFMRAARARLAAEVTLPPGTYLEFAGTAVQQSRATRDLVLRAVLAGIGVIALLWVVTANARNLILILANLPFALVGGVLAVFASGGVLTLGATVGFVTLFGITLRNAIMMISHYEYLVGVERRPFGAAVALRGAGDRLAPIVMTSLVTALGLSPLVFGMGDPGREIEGPMALVILGGLVSSMALNLLVLPILAWRFGRFGQAAAERL, translated from the coding sequence GTGAGCGAGCCACCCGCGCCGCGCGGGCCGCAAGCGGCCCTGATCGGGTTCGCGATCCGGTTTCGTGGCGTCATCGCCGCCCTCACGATGACGCTGCTCGCTTATGGCGCCTATACCCTCCCCGGTCTCAATTACGACGTTTTTCCCGAATTCGCCCCACCCCAGGTCGGCATCCAGACCGAGGCGCCAGGGCTTTCGCCCGAGCAGGTGGAAACCCTGGTGACGCAGCCGATCGAGGACGCCCTCGGCGGCGCGCCGGGCGTGGAGACCTTGCGTTCGACCTCGATCCAGGGGCTCTCGGTGATCACCGTGCTGTTCGGCGAGGGCGGCGATCTCTATCGCGACCGCGAGATCGTCGCCGAGCGGCTGGCGAACGCCGCCCGCCGCCTGCCGCCGGGGATCGCGCCGCCGACGCTCTCGCCGCTCGCCTCCTCGACCAGCACCGTGCTCATCCTCGGCCTTACCGCCGGCCGCGCCGACGTGAGCCAGATCGCTCTCCGCGACGCCGCCGATGGAACGCTCCGTCCGCGCCTGCTCGCCGTCCCCGGGGTTGCCAACGCCGCGGTCTTTGGCGGCGATGTCGCGGCGTTGCGGATCGGGATCGACCCGGCGCGGCTCGCGCGCTTTGATCTCAGCCTCGATGACGTGCTGGCCGCGGCGCGACGGGCGAGCGGATTGCGCGGCGCCGGCTTCATCGAGACCCCGAACCAGCGGCTGGTGCTGGCCGCCGAAGGGCAGACGACGAATGCCGCACTCCTAGCCGGGCGGCTGGTCACGCGCGGCGCGGTCGGCCGGGTCACGCTCGGCGATGTCGCGGAAATCGGGCTGGCGCCGCTGCCGCCCTTCGGCGCCGGCAGCGTCATGGGCGAGCCCGGCGTCGTCATCGTGGTTTCGGCGCAATATGGCGCCAATACCGTCGAGGTGACGGAGCGGGTGTTGCGCGCGATCACGGGCCTTCGCGCCGATCTCGAGGCAAGCGGCATCGTCTTGCACGACGATCTCTTCCGCCCGGCGGATTTCATCCGCACCGCCATCGGCAATGTCAGCGCCTCGCTGGTGCTCGGCGGCGTGCTGGTGATCGTGGTGCTGTTCCTGTTCCTGTTCGATCTCCGCACCGCCGCGATCTCCTGCCTTGCGATCCCGCTTTCGCTGCTCGCCGCGGTGCTGGTTTTGCAGCGGCTCGGCGTCTCGCTCAACACCATGACGCTCGGCGGGCTCGCGATCGCGATCGGCGAGGTCGTCGATGACGCGGTCATCGATGTCGAGAACATCACCCGGCGGCTGCGCGAAAACCGCCGCGCCGCGGCCCCTCGGCCGGCCGCCTCGGTGGTGCTCGCGGCCTCGCTTGAGGTGCGCGGCGCCGTCGTGCACGCAACCTTCATCGTGGTGCTGGTGTTTTTGCCGATTTTGGCGCTGCCCGGGCTTGCCGGGCGGTTTTTCGCGCCGCTCGGGCTCGCCTATATCCTCGCGATCCTCGCCTCCCTGCTGATCGCGCTTACCGTGACGCCGGCACTCGCCATGCTGCTCCTGGCGCAGCGGCGCGACGGGCGGCGCGAGCCGCCGGTGATCCGCTTTCTCCGCCGCCGCTATGAGCGCCTGCTGCTCGCCGCCATGCGCCATGCCGGGGCGGTGATGGTCTCGACCTTGCTCGCGACCGCCGCCGGCTGCGCGGCCTTGCCGTTTTTCGCCGGCGCCTTCCTCCCCGAGCTGAACGAGGGCCATCTCGTGCTCCATGTCGCGGCGGTGCCCGGCACCTCGATCGCCGAATCGCTGCGCCTCGGCCGCCTGATCAGCGGCGCCGTCGCGGCGCTGCCGGTGGTGCGGGTGGTCGCGCAGCGGGTCGGGCGGGCGGAATTGTCGGAGGATACCTGGGGGCCGGAATATAGCGAATTCGACGTCGATCTCCGCCCCGGGCTCTCGAGCGCCGAGGCAGCGCAGGCGAGCGCCGCGCTCCGCGCCATTCTCTCGCGCTTTGCCGGGATCAGCTTCGCCATCACCCCCTTTCTCACCGAACGGATCGAGGAGACGCTTTCGGGCTATACCGCGCCCCTGGTGGTCAATATTTTTGGCCCCGATCTCGATGCGCTCGACCGTGCCGGCGCTGCCGTTGCGCGCGTTTTGGGCGGGATGGCGGGCGCCGCCGATGTCACCATCGCCGCGCCGCCGGGCGCGCCGGAGCTGGCCATTCGCCTTCGCCCCGGCGATCTCGCCCGCACCGGGCTTACCGCCGGCGCGGTGATCGACGCCATCGCCACCGCCTATCAGGGCGAGACGGTGGGCATCGTCGCCGAGGGCAACCGGGTGCGGCCGGTGGTGGCCCTCCTCGCCCCGTCGCTCCGCCATGATGTCGCCGCCCTCGGGGCGCTGCCGCTCCGCGCCGAGGGCGGCGGCACGGTGACGCTCGCCGAGGTTGCCGACATTTTCGAGCGCGAGGGGCGGGCCTCGCTCCAGCATATCGGCGCGCGCCGGGTGCAAAGCATCACCGCCAATATCACTACCCGCGATGTCGCCGGGTTCATGCGCGCGGCACGGGCGCGGCTGGCCGCCGAAGTCACGCTGCCGCCTGGCACCTATCTCGAATTCGCGGGCACCGCCGTCCAGCAATCACGGGCGACGCGCGATCTCGTGCTGCGCGCCGTGCTTGCCGGGATCGGCGTCATCGCCCTGCTCTGGGTGGTGACCGCGAACGCGCGCAACCTGATTCTCATCCTCGCCAATCTGCCCTTCGCCCTGGTCGGCGGCGTGCTCGCTGTGTTCGCCTCGGGCGGGGTCTTGACGCTCGGGGCGACGGTCGGGTTCGTGACCCTGTTCGGTATCACGCTCCGCAACGCGATCATGATGATTTCGCATTACGAGTATTTGGTCGGCGTCGAACGCCGGCCCTTTGGCGCGGCGGTGGCGTTGCGTGGCGCCGGCGACCGGCTGGCGCCGATCGTCATGACCTCGCTGGTGACGGCGCTCGGCCTTTCGCCGCTGGTGTTCGGCATGGGCGATCCCGGGCGCGAGATCGAGGGGCCGATGGCGCTGGTCATTCTCGGCGGGTTGGTCAGTTCGATGGCGCTCAATCTCTTGGTGCTGCCTATTCTCGCCTGGCGCTTCGGCCGCTTCGGGCAGGCCGCGGCGGAGAGGCTCTGA
- a CDS encoding TolC family protein: MRARICPRPVVFVLFAFCIGCATPPPAPALSPEAGAAALAARRLDDPRLLAFIDAAERLDPGQADPAGGGDKAAGPPPWTLRRLTLAALYFHPDLDVARSALALAEAGKVTAGERPNPSLAFVPPPFLFGGVVNAVIETGGKRSARLANAAARAEAAREDLITAGWQVRGGVRDAMAALWAARERGTRLAAEAAVQRKLAAAEEARLAAGAASAVEVSTARIAATTLTTALADNARAEALAEAKLASAIGIPVAALRAVPLDFDRLATPPALPADLAEGRLRRAALIGRSDVKSQLASYAAAQAALREQLANRYPNLVLSPGYNWYQGINTYALAPGFDLPILNQNQGRIGEALARRNQEAARFLALQARIIAALDQAGADYRASVASEREAAALLDAEAAHADAVARAFRAGASDQPALLASEAALAHARLARLDAHLTTLTAIGELEDALRQPLFDPGARVPDLVAPPRAELAGAESPAR, translated from the coding sequence ATGCGAGCACGAATTTGCCCGCGCCCCGTCGTCTTCGTGCTGTTTGCGTTCTGTATCGGCTGCGCAACGCCGCCGCCGGCGCCGGCGCTGTCGCCAGAGGCAGGGGCGGCGGCGCTCGCGGCGCGCAGGCTCGATGATCCGCGTCTTCTGGCTTTCATCGATGCCGCCGAACGTCTCGACCCCGGCCAGGCCGATCCCGCCGGCGGGGGGGATAAGGCGGCCGGGCCGCCGCCATGGACGCTCCGGCGCCTGACGCTCGCCGCGCTCTATTTCCATCCCGATCTCGATGTCGCGCGGAGCGCGCTCGCGCTCGCCGAAGCCGGCAAGGTCACCGCCGGCGAGCGCCCCAATCCCAGCCTCGCCTTCGTGCCGCCGCCATTTCTCTTCGGCGGCGTCGTCAATGCCGTCATCGAGACCGGTGGCAAGCGTTCGGCCCGGCTTGCGAATGCCGCGGCACGCGCCGAGGCGGCGCGGGAGGATTTGATCACCGCCGGCTGGCAGGTGCGCGGTGGGGTGCGCGATGCAATGGCGGCGTTATGGGCGGCGCGCGAGCGCGGCACCCGGCTTGCCGCGGAAGCAGCGGTGCAGCGCAAACTCGCCGCCGCCGAGGAGGCCCGCCTCGCCGCCGGCGCGGCGAGCGCGGTCGAGGTCAGCACCGCACGAATCGCCGCAACGACACTCACCACCGCGCTCGCCGACAACGCCCGGGCGGAAGCCCTCGCCGAGGCGAAGCTCGCCAGCGCGATCGGCATCCCGGTCGCGGCGCTGCGCGCCGTGCCACTCGATTTCGACCGCCTCGCCACGCCGCCGGCGCTTCCCGCCGATCTCGCCGAAGGCCGGCTGCGGCGCGCGGCGCTGATTGGCCGGAGCGATGTCAAATCCCAACTCGCCAGTTATGCGGCGGCGCAGGCGGCGCTGCGCGAACAGCTCGCCAATCGCTATCCCAATCTGGTGCTGAGCCCGGGCTATAACTGGTATCAGGGGATCAACACCTATGCTTTGGCGCCGGGGTTCGATCTTCCCATCCTCAATCAGAATCAAGGGCGGATCGGCGAGGCGCTGGCGCGGCGCAACCAAGAGGCGGCGCGGTTCCTTGCGCTCCAGGCGCGGATCATCGCAGCCCTCGATCAGGCCGGCGCCGATTACCGCGCGAGCGTTGCCAGCGAGCGCGAGGCGGCGGCACTGCTCGACGCTGAGGCGGCGCACGCCGACGCGGTTGCCCGTGCCTTTCGCGCGGGCGCCAGTGACCAGCCGGCCTTGCTTGCCAGCGAGGCCGCGCTCGCCCACGCCCGCCTCGCCCGGCTTGATGCCCACCTGACAACCTTGACCGCCATCGGTGAATTGGAGGACGCGTTGCGCCAGCCGCTATTCGATCCGGGCGCGCGTGTGCCCGATCTGGTGGCGCCGCCGCGCGCCGAACTCGCCGGCGCCGAAAGCCCGGCCCGATGA
- a CDS encoding UbiH/UbiF/VisC/COQ6 family ubiquinone biosynthesis hydroxylase: MSESLAVEIAVIGAGPVGAALALRLTAAGITTAVIDRAPLPPMEHPAFDGRAYAIAAGSRRLLEAAGLWQRLPDPPGPIAAIRVSDGKLDRPASPLFLHFDIAEIGHDVGDGAAFGWMVEARSLRRALNAALAEGGLAGRPLHLFAPAEAEIVRNAHGAEITLNGGKRIACRLVVAAEGRESPLRRQARIPVTRFPYRQSGIVAAIAHEYPHHQTALEHFLPAGPFAQLPMAANEAAEHVSAVVWTERPALAAHLMTLDDAAFGAEIARRLGDHLGAIRPIGRRWLYPLSALHAHRYYDQRLVLVGDAAHGIHPIAGQGLNLGFRDAITLADLLIDAASRGEDPGAPALLARYQRARRGANLLMLAATDALDRLFSNDMPPLRLARDVGIALVHRLPPLKRFFIRQAMGGAFAKG; the protein is encoded by the coding sequence ATGTCAGAGAGCCTCGCGGTCGAGATTGCGGTCATCGGGGCGGGGCCGGTCGGCGCCGCGCTCGCGCTTCGGCTCACCGCCGCCGGCATCACGACCGCGGTCATCGACCGCGCGCCGCTGCCGCCGATGGAACACCCCGCCTTCGACGGCCGCGCCTATGCGATCGCCGCCGGCTCGCGCCGCCTGCTCGAAGCGGCTGGGCTCTGGCAGCGGCTTCCCGATCCCCCCGGCCCGATCGCGGCGATCAGGGTCTCAGACGGCAAGCTCGATCGCCCGGCCTCCCCCCTGTTCCTGCATTTCGATATCGCCGAGATCGGGCACGATGTCGGGGACGGCGCCGCCTTCGGCTGGATGGTCGAGGCGCGGAGCCTGCGCCGGGCGCTCAACGCGGCGCTGGCCGAGGGGGGGCTGGCCGGCCGACCGCTCCACCTCTTCGCCCCGGCCGAGGCCGAGATCGTCCGCAACGCACACGGCGCCGAGATCACGCTGAACGGCGGGAAGCGGATTGCATGCCGCCTCGTCGTCGCCGCCGAGGGGCGCGAAAGCCCTCTGCGGCGGCAGGCGCGCATCCCGGTGACGCGCTTTCCCTATCGTCAGAGCGGAATCGTCGCCGCGATTGCGCATGAATACCCGCATCACCAGACCGCGCTCGAGCATTTCCTCCCCGCCGGCCCCTTCGCGCAATTGCCGATGGCGGCGAACGAAGCGGCGGAGCATGTTTCGGCGGTGGTGTGGACCGAGCGGCCGGCCTTGGCCGCGCATTTGATGACCCTCGACGACGCCGCCTTCGGCGCCGAGATCGCCCGCCGGCTCGGCGATCATCTCGGCGCCATCCGCCCGATCGGCCGGCGTTGGCTCTATCCGCTCTCGGCGCTGCACGCCCATCGCTATTACGACCAGCGCCTGGTCCTGGTCGGGGACGCAGCGCACGGCATCCACCCGATCGCCGGCCAAGGCCTCAATCTCGGCTTCCGTGACGCGATCACCCTCGCCGATCTCCTGATCGACGCGGCAAGCCGGGGCGAGGATCCCGGCGCGCCGGCGCTGCTCGCCCGCTATCAACGGGCGCGGCGTGGCGCCAATCTCCTCATGCTGGCAGCGACCGACGCCCTCGATCGCCTGTTCAGCAACGACATGCCGCCGCTTCGCCTCGCCCGCGATGTCGGCATCGCTCTGGTCCATCGCCTGCCGCCGCTCAAGCGGTTTTTCATCCGCCAGGCGATGGGCGGTGCCTTCGCTAAGGGGTAA
- a CDS encoding P-II family nitrogen regulator, whose protein sequence is MKLIMAVIKPFKLDDVREALTPLGVQGLTVSEVKGFGRQKGQTEIYRGAEYHVSFLPKVKIEVVVADSLAEQVVEAIARTANTGKIGDGKIFVLDVERAVRIRTGEQDGDAL, encoded by the coding sequence ATGAAACTGATCATGGCGGTCATCAAGCCCTTCAAGCTCGATGACGTGCGCGAGGCGCTGACGCCGCTTGGCGTTCAGGGTCTCACCGTCTCCGAAGTGAAAGGGTTCGGCCGACAAAAAGGGCAGACCGAGATCTACCGGGGTGCCGAGTATCACGTGAGCTTCTTGCCCAAGGTGAAAATCGAGGTGGTGGTCGCGGACTCGCTCGCCGAGCAAGTGGTGGAAGCGATCGCGCGGACCGCCAACACCGGCAAGATCGGCGATGGCAAGATTTTCGTGCTCGATGTCGAACGCGCCGTCCGCATTCGCACCGGCGAGCAGGATGGCGACGCGCTGTGA
- a CDS encoding ammonium transporter — protein MKQNWLSRTRAPLIATGLLALPAFATSAFAADAPPKIDTGDTAWMLTSTALVLMMTIPGLALFYAGMVRKKNVLATMMQSFIICCLVTITWMVIGYSLAFTNGNPYIGDFSRVMLAGIGAHINQGNDVAFVLGAGTDGATPFTIPETVYMMFQMTFAIITPGLIAGAFADRMKFSAMCVFMVLWSIFVYSPIAHWVWSANGWLATLGAADFAGGTVVHINAGIAGLMAALVMGKRVGYGRDNMMPHNLAYAVIGASLLWVGWFGFNAGSAVGANGRAGMAMAVTQIATAAAALAWTFAEWAAKGKPSVLGAISGAVAGLVAITPASGFVLPGGGLVIGIAAGVICFWSATSLKHMLGYDDSLDAFGVHGVGGIVGALLTGIFAYGPLSATAGTPAGIVGGLHQLMIQAEAVLVTLIWSGVISFIILKVVDAAIGLRVSPEQEIEGLDVVLHGEQLG, from the coding sequence ATGAAGCAAAACTGGCTTTCCCGAACCCGCGCGCCGCTGATCGCAACCGGCCTGCTCGCCCTGCCGGCGTTCGCCACGTCCGCCTTCGCGGCGGACGCGCCACCGAAAATCGATACCGGCGATACCGCCTGGATGCTCACCAGCACCGCCCTCGTGCTGATGATGACCATCCCCGGCCTCGCCCTCTTCTATGCCGGCATGGTGCGCAAAAAGAACGTGCTCGCCACCATGATGCAGTCCTTCATCATCTGCTGCCTGGTGACGATCACCTGGATGGTCATCGGCTATAGCCTCGCTTTTACCAACGGCAATCCTTACATCGGCGATTTTTCGCGCGTTATGCTGGCTGGCATCGGCGCCCACATCAACCAGGGTAACGATGTCGCCTTCGTGCTCGGCGCCGGCACCGATGGCGCGACGCCGTTCACCATCCCCGAGACCGTCTACATGATGTTTCAGATGACGTTCGCGATCATCACCCCGGGGCTGATCGCCGGCGCTTTCGCCGACCGCATGAAATTCAGCGCGATGTGCGTCTTCATGGTGCTGTGGTCGATCTTCGTCTACAGCCCGATCGCGCACTGGGTGTGGAGCGCCAATGGCTGGCTGGCGACGCTGGGTGCGGCGGATTTCGCCGGTGGCACCGTCGTGCACATCAATGCCGGCATCGCCGGGCTGATGGCGGCGCTGGTGATGGGCAAGCGGGTCGGCTATGGCCGCGACAACATGATGCCGCACAATCTCGCCTACGCGGTGATCGGCGCCTCGCTGCTCTGGGTCGGCTGGTTCGGCTTCAATGCCGGCTCGGCGGTCGGCGCCAATGGCCGCGCCGGCATGGCGATGGCGGTGACACAGATCGCAACCGCCGCCGCCGCCCTCGCCTGGACGTTTGCGGAATGGGCGGCGAAAGGAAAGCCCTCGGTGCTCGGCGCGATCTCGGGCGCGGTCGCCGGTCTCGTCGCCATCACGCCGGCCTCGGGCTTCGTGCTGCCGGGCGGCGGCCTGGTGATCGGCATCGCCGCTGGTGTGATCTGCTTCTGGTCGGCGACCTCGCTCAAACACATGCTCGGCTATGACGACAGTCTCGACGCCTTTGGGGTGCATGGGGTTGGCGGCATCGTCGGCGCGCTGCTCACCGGCATCTTCGCCTACGGCCCGCTTTCCGCGACCGCCGGCACGCCTGCGGGCATCGTCGGTGGCCTGCACCAGCTGATGATCCAGGCCGAGGCGGTGCTTGTTACCCTCATCTGGAGCGGCGTCATCTCCTTCATCATCCTCAAGGTGGTCGATGCGGCGATCGGTCTCCGCGTCTCCCCCGAGCAGGAGATCGAGGGGCTCGACGTGGTGTTGCACGGCGAACAGCTCGGCTGA